DNA from Deinococcota bacterium:
GCAGCGGCGTCAGCCAGCCTGTCGAGGCGCGCTACGCCGAGGTCGAGGCCATCGTCAAAGCGCTGGTGAACGGCCGGCCGCCCCCGGAGGTCGAGGTGCAGCGCGACCTGCCGCTGGGCTCTTACGGCGCGCTAGCCAAACGCAAAGGCGTGAGCTGTAACCCCAAACACCCGTTGACGGATAAGGAAAGCGCCCAAGTAGGGGCGGATGGGAGGCGCAGATGACGCCCGAGCAGCTTCATCTGCGCGACGAAGTCGTGCAGGTGCTGTACTGGCTGAGGGGCGAAGGACTCGGCGAAGCGTGCTCCCCCAAGCAGTTCGCGCTCTGGACAGGGGTCGGCGAGGCGCTCCTCGAGCCGGTCCTTGAACTCATGCTGCGCGACGGCTGGCTCGAGCCTGGCGAGCAAGCCCATACCTACCGCTTCACGCGCTTGGGCGAAGAGGAGGGCAAACGCCGCTTTGCCGACGCCTTCGCCGACCACGGTCTGGGCTGGGGCGGCCCCGGCGGTTGCGGCCCGGACTGTCAGGACTGTCTGATCAACGGCCCCGAACACTGCCACGTCCACAACCACCCACACGACCACCCACACTGAGCGATGGCCAGCGACCTTCAAGACCTACTTCAAGAGTTGGACGCCCGCATCCGGGGGCTCGAGGCGCTGCCTGAGGAGGTGCAGGAGCAGGTCTTTACGATGTTGCAGGTGATCGATAGCGTACACCGCACCTCCGTCTCGCGCCTGGCTGCCCAGCTCAAGGAGGCCGGCATCTGGGAGCGCGCGCTCGAAGATGATGGAGTCAACGTCCTCTTTACCCTCTACGACCAGCTTCCGCTGGGCGAAGAGGCGCAGGTCGAGGACGCTCTCGAGCTCGTCCGCCCCTACATCCACTCGCATGGCGGCGAGGTCGAGGTGCTGAAAGTGGAAGACGGCGTGGTTCACCTGATGCTCAAGGGCTCGTGCCAGAGCTGTTCGGCCTCGAGCGACACCTTGAAGCGCGGCGTCGAGACGGCCTTGCGCGAGGGTTTTGCCGGCTTTAAGGGCGTGGTCGTGCACGAAGCGGACGAGCCGCCGCACGAGGGCTGGATCGACTTGCCGATGGTCACGAACGCAGCCAGCCGGACCAAGCCTCAAGGCCCCGTGTTTAGGCAAGTAGCGCGGCTGTCCGACCTGCCGACGGACCGCGCCGCTGTCGTGAGCGTCGAGGGCCGTTCGGTCCTGCTGGTGCGCTCGGGCGCCCAGGCCTACGCCTACGACCCGGCTTGTCCGGGCTGCACGATGTCCTTGGAGGGCGCCAAGCTCTCCGGCAACGTCCTCGTCTGCCCCTGGCAAAACTGCGCCTATGACGTGCGCAGTGGTCGCCGGGCGGACGGCGAGGCCGGCGAAAACCTGCGCGTCTACCCGGTGAGCGTTCAGGCGGACCAGGTGCTGCTGGCGATGGAGTTTGCGCCCGCCGCGCTGTTCGGGGCTGGGGGGTGAAGCTCCTTATCGCCGGCTTCGGCAACGTCTTGCACGAGGACGACGGCTTCGGCGTGTTTCTGGCCCAGCGTGTGCAGGAACACCCCAACTTGCCCGCCGGGGCTGACGTGCTCGAGGCCGGCATCGGCGGCATCAGCCTGGTGCAGGACCTGATGAAGGGCTACGACGCGCTGATCGTCTTGGACGCGCTCGAGGGCGACACCCCCGGCGTGGTCAAGACGCTCACCGCCGAGGTACCCGACGCCAAGGACCTGCCCCGAGATTTTCTGGCGGACGTTCACTACGCCGAGCCGGGTCGGGCCTTGGTGCTGGCAAAAGCCATCGAGGTGCTGCCGGAGACGGTGTACATCGTCGGTTCGGTAGCGAAGTCCGCCGAGCTTGGTGAGGGGCTGAGCCCTGAGGTCGAGGCGTCGCTCGACACGGCGCTTCGGG
Protein-coding regions in this window:
- a CDS encoding NifU family protein — its product is MASDLQDLLQELDARIRGLEALPEEVQEQVFTMLQVIDSVHRTSVSRLAAQLKEAGIWERALEDDGVNVLFTLYDQLPLGEEAQVEDALELVRPYIHSHGGEVEVLKVEDGVVHLMLKGSCQSCSASSDTLKRGVETALREGFAGFKGVVVHEADEPPHEGWIDLPMVTNAASRTKPQGPVFRQVARLSDLPTDRAAVVSVEGRSVLLVRSGAQAYAYDPACPGCTMSLEGAKLSGNVLVCPWQNCAYDVRSGRRADGEAGENLRVYPVSVQADQVLLAMEFAPAALFGAGG
- a CDS encoding hydrogenase maturation protease, with the translated sequence MKLLIAGFGNVLHEDDGFGVFLAQRVQEHPNLPAGADVLEAGIGGISLVQDLMKGYDALIVLDALEGDTPGVVKTLTAEVPDAKDLPRDFLADVHYAEPGRALVLAKAIEVLPETVYIVGSVAKSAELGEGLSPEVEASLDTALRVVLALAERLAANPEPALKGG